Part of the Serinus canaria isolate serCan28SL12 chromosome 1, serCan2020, whole genome shotgun sequence genome is shown below.
gaGAGTCATACTCGCCCCCATTCAGCAAGTGCTCTGTGTCATGCTTATcctactcaaaaaaaaaaaaaaaaagagtatagAAAGATTTATCAGGCTTATGCCAGCTTTTCCTTAGCACTCTGAGTCGATGCATTTCACAAGTCGTGGGAATTGTTGTCAAAATAGAGTAGCTGAAAAGATCCACTACCTGCTGTGAAGTATTCATGGGGAGCTCTCTTGCCAAAATTGTACCCCCCCCCTTAGCttccaggctggggagggatggcagctgcccagccagcagctctccagcctttACTGGTGCAACCAAGCTGTGTCAGAGAGAGCTGACTTCACACATACGTTCGTACCAAGAGCAATTAACTGCCTGCAGTCACAGTGCACCTTTGTTTTTTTAGGCATAATATACAGCAATACTAAGATTTATTATGTTTTTACAGAACACCAATGCAATTAAGAGGTTTAAAACAGGGTGACTTATACATGTAAATTAGACAACTCTTATCACATTGTGAGGGTGAACAGATTTCTGTCCGAAGGACCTTGGCACTTTGCCATGAAGCTCAAGGCAGAGTGAGATGATCAGCCGGTTTTCTTGTTAcgaaaataaaatgcattttggcaTGTTTTTACTATTTTGCCCCCCTTCAATACACAGAATGTACTGTGCAATTGGGAAGAAATTTGCAGCTGATTAATGCATGTTATCATTAAAAttgaaagggaaagagaaaaggaagggccaggagctggatctcTGAGTTCCATTtcctctgcagggagctctggccCATGGAGCAGAAGGTAGCTTGTGGTGGGAGCAGAAGAGCACAAAATGCAATAACCCAGGATATTTCCTTAATTAGACGTGTCCTTACTAAGTCTCTGTCTTGCATGTATTTAGACTGAGGGGAAATAAGACAAATGAGAGGATACAATTAAAATCCTGGGGAGTTTATCTTACATTCTGAGACTGACCTCAGTGCagatgggagggatggacaACCCCATGGGCAGTGAAGTGTGTTGTCTGAGGACTGCTTGTAGTATGTGCTTCTCTGTTTTGAGAAGCAGCTGGGATTGTCAGGGTAAATTCACACTGGCAAACCACTGCACTCTGTGTGTATGTTCCAGTTGCCTATATTGTAGCAGTCTGGGTTGCCATCTGAAAACTTCTACTCAGTTTTATTAATGCTAgttaacaaaaattattttggtcaCTTTTGGTTACTTTTAATATTTGTTCGCTGTTTTAGGctaaagaaaagcaacaaaaatccCCTTGAAATGTAAACCAATTACTTGCTAcatgcttcatttttaaataatggagGGTGGGTGAAGTGCTCACTTCTTGGTCATGTGAACCTTTGCATACAGGGTGTTGGAAAGGGGTGTGAAATCAGAGGTACAGCCAGGAGTGCTGCAGTGAGCAGTCAGAGCGCCCTGGTGTGATCACCAGCAGTGCATCTGATGTGTTTGAAGTAGTTGGGGTGCCTTACGTGGCAAAAACCTTTCTAATTTATAGCAGAGCACTGTCCTGTTACTGGGACTCGTTCCTGACTTTTAGAAGATGTCACCATGGGCTCTTTGCACACTGAGGGATTCTCTATGATTGTGGCCAGCTGGATGCCACCTGGGTGCTTCTCCTCAGCGTCCCAtgtgtgctggctctgcctgctgaaCTCATCCGAGGCGTGCGCCGTGCTTTTGGTCCATGGCTCCTCAGGCTCCCGCTTGGAGCTCCTGCTCCGCTCCTGCAGGCGCTGGTGTCTCCTGCGGCACAGCAGGTGCAGGCAGCCGTAGAGCAGCACGGCAGCAATGATGAGCAGCAGCACGCTGCTGGTGAGCCAGAtgcccagagccagctcttTCTTGGTGCTGCTCGCCGATGCCGGGTCTCGCTCCAGCGTGTTGAAAACCCTGCACTGGTCGCTGGAGGGGTTTGCGGACTGGCAGGTCACACACATGATGTACGTCGTGAGGGGAGTCAGGTTTTCAACAACAAAGGAGGAGCGAGTGGTGGGCAccctctcttccctctggaaGCTCTTTCTGGAGTAGCTGGACAGCATGCTGTTCCAGTTAGGGTGGTACATGATGCTGTAAAAGCTGTCGACACAACTGGCCATTTTTGGCCAAATCACCATTGCTGTGTTTCCTGTGATGTTTTGGATGGTTATTCCCATCAGGATGTTATTTGGGAGGCTTTTTGCCTCTCTTGATGCTGATCTCCCTGTGGAAAGGGAGGATGTTCtttggagaagctgcagcagtgaggatgTGGTTTGGATCTTAATCGCAGTGCTCTGGAATGTAGGAATGGAGTTTGTTAAGAAAGTATGCTCTCATCTTTGGTACTGCAGTGTAAAAATGGGAATGAAAGTTCATAAAATCTGGGGTGTTTTagaatgtgtttttctcttccaagtGAAAGTGTAAAGATAAACTTAGAGAAGTTcaaccagagctgctgcctgtacAAGTGACCAGTTCTGTCTTGAGAGATGGTGGATTTTTGCAGAATTTACAATTGGGGAATCActtcctttcactttttttttttttccctaggtgATTGTATAAAATGCAgcaggtgtttttttcctctagccTGTGTACCTTGCATTTTATGTTAAGTGGCAAGAGGGGTTGGCAGGAGTGGATATTGAGGAATAAATGCCTCTACCCTCCACAAGTCTTTATTTTTGCTAGTCACAATTAGCTGAAGAGCAAAAGATTATGTGGAAACCTGGCTACATATTATTTTGTCTCCAATATCTTCTGTTAGTTTCTTATTCACAAGTTCACATAGGAGCACCTTccctatgaagacaggctgagagaactggggctgttcagcctggagaagagaaggctccagggagatcCTACAGCACCTTCTGGTATCTAGATACAGTAAtacagctggagagggactttttacacAGGCAGATATTGATAAGACGAGTAGGAGCGACTTTAAGCTTAAAGAGGGTATATTTAAATCAGATATTAcgaagaaattctttgctgtgagggcagtgaggctgtggaatgggttgcccagagaagctgtggaaggtgtccctgcctgtggcaggggtgttggaactaggtgacctttaaggtcccttccaagccagaCTGTTGTGTGACTCCATGAtattctctgtgttttgctgctaaGTTGCACATCTGTAGCCACTGCAGCTACACTGCGGCAGTGGCTGTGAACACTGTACATTGGGGGGATCAGTGTCACAACAGTGAGTCTTGATGCTAGTCAGCCTCTTGGAAAAGCTTTGTCAAGCTTAGTGAAACACAGCTTTCACTATAGCTTACCTTTTGGTTAAATAGcggggatttttaaaaattactaatgCTCTTTGCTGTTTTAAGTCATTTTATGTAATCCCATAGTCTGCCTGCCCTGAATTTATACTCCTCCTCGTCCTCAATTCAAATTAGAAAGTCTGCCAGTATTTTGAGATTCTCAGTATGTGTAACCACTGTAAATAGCGAAAGGAAAACACCTcttttctgcaatttttctaAACACATACATTAAAGAATATATAATAACAGCAAGTGGGTATTTGTTTGGCTTGGGTTTTATGCTTTTACTGTCATGATGGTAACTTTTGAAAAAGAGCTTACCTCAGCAATTTAATCTGATCCCTTAGTTTGATTGTCAGCTTCCAGTGGCACTCGTGGAAGCTTTCTTCCACTTTGAAAGTTTCTTACTTTTTTTATGACTGTAAATGCCCATGACAGTAATGCTGTATTTCATTGTTTATGACTTTGTTGtgaaaatttaatatatttttttaagattgagtttaaaatgttacatttcCTGGCTAAGTAACAATTAATTATTGAAAATTCTCCTGAGGAAGAAAGATTGTGAGATTTGCTCATAACATATTGTGAAATTATTCTGTAATActagtattttttaatagataGGAGACTGGGAAAGTGTATATTTTATAGGATATTTTTTAATGGGACTTAGATACTGGCACTACATTAACAGTAAGAATTCTGTGCCTGTTTATCTATGAAGGTTGTTGCTCAAGGGTTTTGGATTCTACTTagggagaagtggaaagaaaaatatgtatgtttATTTTCATGACAATGTAAAACTATGGGTATGACTGATCGGGGTAGATGCTGCTTTTCTAATTCTGTGGTAAGGGCACCCTTTTTAATACAGCAACAAGATAAAGGAACTGAGTTTGCTATCAGTTAAACTTAACAAACAGACACATTTTGGCATCTACCCAGCTACTGCAGATACTAAAATAGGGTGCATTAGTGAGATCAGAGCTTTTACTTGCTCATTTACCTTCTCTTTAACTGGTAGATCCCTATCACTTAAAAttataatctattttttttagaaCACTTTTTAACACAGCCTAGGAACAATAGTTTCAACTATTCAATAATAGTTTAATCCTCATAGCATTTTTTCAGTAGAATAAGCTGTAATTAAATAACAATAATACATTTCTATTGTTATAAACCATCAGTTATTAGAAACCACACAATTACTGACATGTAAATGTTTGGAGAAGCCATCTGATGTTTTATGGATCAGAAAGTCAGTACTTACCGTCGCTCCCTGATGGAAATTccagaacagaatttttttatgacgatgctgctgtggaaatgtTACAAACACCACATTTTTTGTATCCCTTTCTACATGAATTATTTCCTGACTGATCTCTGTTTGccagtttgctttttcttctcctcagaTTCTCTGGACTGAATTCTCATTGCCTGgtgatttcagtttttttctctgatgctgCTGGTAGCATGGTTTCTTTGTCTCTTCCACTTAAATTCATGCAAGAGCACATCTTGTCTAAAAttgctgttgcttttcttttcaaagacctcacaggagaagaaaataatgtcttttccccccctctttgCTTGCCTCCCCTTGGCAGTATGCTGCCTGAGCATCCCTGTTATATACTCCTGTGTGTGGACCAGTGATGCTGAGTGATTAATGTTAGCACTTTGATGACATCAGCAACTAAcaactctttcctttttttttttttttttttttatttaagtagGGGAGGGAGCAAGTATAGCTTAAAACATAATGAACAGcaacttcccttccctccctttccatCTCCACCCCCCCTCTAGTTAGTGGCTTCTTCCCTAAGGATTTTATGCTTTTGTGTCTCACTGGGGGGGAAGTGTTGGTGtgtaatgtttttttctaaattcctTGTTAGAATTTAGAAAGATACAGTAATCCAATGTTTACAGGTGGACTGTAAATTTTAGGTACTTCCCCATGAGGTTTACATGAAAGATATATTTTTAGACTGGCTGGCTTCTTATTGTTATGTATTGGCAAGttttttaaataccaaaatCATGTTTTTAGGGATTGCTTTTCTATGACAAATTCCCACTGTGTGAAGAGAGGATCTCTTCCCTTAACCTCATGGCAGTAAAAAGCTTTAACccactaaaataaaattctccttGTGATTTAGCTGAAATAGACAGTTCTGACATGCCTGTTGTAGGAGATCGACCTAATTGGaaacatcaaaaccaaaaaatgaaatctcATCTTTTAGGGGCAGTATAAATCCTTAGTTTATCAGGACATTCATCTGCAGGGATGTTCTTAAGGTTTTACCAGTTCTCTGTGCTGTCTTTGCCCCGAACCTCATTTTTGTATGCAGAGAGCTATGGAAATGCACAGGTTGTACTAGAGGGATACATCTTTAGGCTGTCCCCTGGTGGGACACATTTGGAACTTGGCCTTTTAGCCAGCTCTGACGTAACAGCAGGACTGTGTTATGTACTAGGATTCTAATAGTTATCCAAGTGTCTATTTTAGTTTGCATTTAGAAATTTTAAGTTTCTAAGACCTCAGTTGGAAACTGGTGTTTATATAGAGACATAGaacataattaaaaatgtgcatATTCTATTCTGATTGCGTCAAAAGATGGTTTTTAAGTCCTTTTATGAGAATAAAATCCTTCCAGATCTTGGTAGAGTTTTCTAAATTGAATTCCAACTAGCTTAGTGCCATGTGTTTACAGTATCTGATGTTGACTTGCCTGGGTAGTTAGGGCAGGATCTGCATTAAAGGGAATGTTCTTCCTGGAAAATCTTCTGTTACAGCTGTGTGTGAAGTTGAAAGTTTAACAGTGTGATGTTTTCCATGTGTGTTTTAGAGAGaatgaaaattcaaaaaacTGAAGGGAACACAGCAGTCCCTTCTGTAAGTAAGGTGGTCAAGATTCCtgctaaaattaaatttcagggTATTAGGAGAACCCACTTGCAGAAATGGAGGATGCTAAGTTAGCCAAAACCTCTCAAATCTGCAGCTTGAGCGACCAGTTCCTAAATCCTCACATCACATCAGTCTGTACAGCTGTGTTCACTTTCATGGAAGTAAACATGACTATGGCAAAGCACCTGGTCCTATTTATACAAGACTTGAAGAATTTCTATGAGGTTGCATCCCAGACTTAGATTTGCTTTGATCTTGTGTACAGTGCAGGGGTTTGACAAAGAATGATCCTTGTTAATTAGCtgcaaaaagcttttattttatcttttttttttgtagttgaGTACTCAGAGACTTAACACACCTATTATGAACAGAAaatcaaagtaatttctttcaaGATGTTTTGCACATAAAATAGAAGATAGAGGAATAGAAGCTGTGCATTAAATTCAGGGATCTGGACATGGCATTGACTACTTTTACCCTTTTATGCTTGTGTAAATAGAAAAGTACAAAAGAGAAA
Proteins encoded:
- the LOC103812333 gene encoding fibronectin type III domain-containing protein 9-like, which gives rise to MGITIQNITGNTAMVIWPKMASCVDSFYSIMYHPNWNSMLSSYSRKSFQREERVPTTRSSFVVENLTPLTTYIMCVTCQSANPSSDQCRVFNTLERDPASASSTKKELALGIWLTSSVLLLIIAAVLLYGCLHLLCRRRHQRLQERSRSSKREPEEPWTKSTAHASDEFSRQSQHTWDAEEKHPGGIQLATIIENPSVCKEPMVTSSKSQERVPVTGQCSAIN